The following are encoded in a window of Puntigrus tetrazona isolate hp1 unplaced genomic scaffold, ASM1883169v1 S000000896, whole genome shotgun sequence genomic DNA:
- the LOC122335727 gene encoding uncharacterized protein LOC122335727 isoform X3 produces MLTAIKSEGYQVYVNGKELYTFKHRVPLEKVSTINISGDVAVDLSGFIQNWRASVFPTKVTTKITNLGCSPGELSTIQAEIMQPVQNPNLPYVAPISGGLREGMALFLKGIVPTKADRFEINFKTGPSSNDDFAFHFNPRMDKNVAMNSVINGNFGTEESVSDNPFKKGQPFEMLTAIKSEGYQVYVNGKELYTFKHRVPLEKVSTLNISGDVAVDLSGFIQNWRASVFPTKVTTKITNLGCSPGELSTVQAEILQPVQNPNLPYVAPVSGGLREGMALFLKGVVPTKADRFEINFKTGPSSNDDFAFHFNPRMDKNVAMNSVINGNFGTEESVSDNPFKKGQPFEMLTAIKSEGYQVYVNGKELYTFKHRVPLEKVSTLNISGDVAVDLSGFIQNWSKCLFVTKVTSRGTHLGSSRWDLSTIQSEVLKPVQHLTIPYMGPISGGLREGMALYLQGVVPANADRFRINFKTGPTDKHETAFHFNPRMGSNVVMNSFRNGKWETEEHFSDNPFKKGEDFDMFFVVKSEGYQVHVNGKELHTFKHRIPLEKVTMLNINGDVAVNLFGLIQNWSKSSFASAVTSRTAHLSSSHRELSSIKSEVLQSVQNPTLPYVAPIPGGLREGMALYVQGVVPTNAERFSVNFKTGSTDKHDIAFHFNPRMDRKVVMNHYRNGKWGAEESVSDNPFKKGEAFEMFFVVRSEGYQVRIKDKQYSMFKHRIPLENVTIIHIYGNVSISFLGFVTGM; encoded by the exons ATGTTGACTGCCATCAAATCTGAAGGATATCAG GTTTATGTGAATGGTAAAGAGCTGTACACATTCAAGCACCGTGTACCGCTGGAAAAAGTATCAACGATAAATATCAGTGGAGATGTTGCTGTGGACCTTTCTGGTTTTATACAA AACTGGAGAGCATCTGTATTTCCTACAAAagttacaacaaaaatcacCAATCTGGGATGCTCACCTGGAGAACTTTCCACCATACAAGCAGAGATCATGCAGCCAGTCCAAAACCCT AACCTTCCTTATGTGGCCCCAATTTCAGGAGGACTGAGAGAAGGCATGGCCTTATTCCTGAAGGGAATTGTTCCCACAAAAGCTGACAG atttgaaataaatttcaaGACTGGGCCGTCCAGCAATGATGACTTTGCATTCCACTTCAACCCTCGAATGGATAAGAATGTGGCCATGAACAGTGTGATAAATGGAAACTTTGGAACCGAGGAAAGTGTGTCTGACAACCCCTTTAAAAAGGGACAGCCTTTTGAGATGTTGACTGCCATCAAATCTGAAGGATATCAG GTTTATGTGAATGGTAAAGAGCTGTACACATTCAAGCACCGTGTACCGCTGGAGAAAGTGTCAACGTTAAATATCAGTGGAGATGTTGCTGTGGACCTTTCTGGTTTCATACAA AACTGGAGAGCATCTGTATTTCCTACAAAagttacaacaaaaatcacCAATCTGGGATGCTCACCTGGAGAACTTTCCACCGTACAAGCAGAGATCTTGCAGCCAGTCCAAAACCCT AACCTTCCTTATGTGGCCCCAGTTTCAGGAGGACTGAGAGAAGGCATGGCCTTATTCCTGAAGGGAGTTGTTCCCACAAAAGCTGACAG atttgaaataaatttcaaGACTGGGCCGTCCAGCAATGATGACTTTGCATTCCACTTCAACCCTCGAATGGATAAGAATGTGGCCATGAACAGTGTGATAAATGGAAATTTTGGAACCGAGGAAAGTGTGTCTGACAACCCCTTTAAAAAGGGACAGCCTTTTGAGATGTTGACTGCCATCAAATCTGAAGGATATCAG GTTTATGTGAATGGTAAAGAGCTGTACACATTCAAGCACCGTGTACCGCTGGAGAAAGTGTCAACGTTAAATATCAGTGGAGATGTTGCTGTGGACCTTTCTGGTTTCATACAA AACTGGAGCAAATGCTTATTTGTTACAAAAGTCACATCAAGAGGTACACATCTGGGCAGCTCACGCTGGGACCTTTCCACCATACAGTCAGAGGTCTTAAAGCCTGTCCAACACCTT ACTATTCCTTACATGGGCCCGATTTCAGGAGGACTGAGAGAAGGCATGGCCTTGTACTTGCAGGGAGTTGTTCCTGCTAATGCTGACCG GTTTAGGATAAATTTCAAGACCGGGCCAACTGACAAGCATGAAACTGCTTTCCACTTCAACCCCAGAATGGGCTCAAATGTGGTCATGAACAGCTTCAGGAACGGAAAATGGGAAACCGAGGAACATTTCTCTGACAACCCCTTTAAAAAGGGGGAAGATTTTGATATGTTCTTTGTTGTCAAATCTGAAGGATATCAG GTGCACGTGAACGGTAAAGAGCTGCACACATTCAAGCACCGTATACCGCTGGAGAAAGTGACAATGTTAAATATCAACGGAGACGTTGCTGTGAACCTTTTTGGCTTAATTCaa AACTGGAGCAAATCTTCATTTGCCTCCGCCGTCACGTCAAGAACTGCACACCTGAGCAGCTCGCACAGGGAACTTTCCAGCATAAAGTCAGAGGTCCTTCAGTCCGTCCAGAATCCT ACTCTTCCTTATGTGGCCCCAATTCCAGGAGGACTGAGAGAAGGAATGGCCTTATATGTGCAAGGAGTCGTTCCCACTAATGCAGAGCG GTTTTCGGTCAATTTCAAGACTGGGTCAACTGACAAGCATGACATTGCTTTCCACTTCAACCCTCGAATGGACCGGAAGGTGGTCATGAACCACTACAGGAACGGGAAATGGGGAGCCGAGGAAAGCGTCTCTGACAACCCCTTTAAGAAGGGAGAAGCTTTCGAGATGTTCTTTGTCGTCAGATCTGAAGGATATCAG GTGCGTATTAAAGACAAACAGTACAGCATGTTCAAGCACCGCATCCCTCTGGAAAACGTGACTATCATCCACATTTATGGAAATGTCTCCATCAGCTTCCTTGGGTTTGTCACG GGAATGTGA
- the LOC122335727 gene encoding uncharacterized protein LOC122335727 isoform X1, translating to MLTAIKSEGYQVYVNGKELYTFKHRVPLEKVSTINISGDVAVDLSGFIQNWRASVFPTKVTTKITNLGCSPGELSTIQAEIMQPVQNPNLPYVAPISGGLREGMALFLKGIVPTKADRFEINFKTGPSSNDDFAFHFNPRMDKNVAMNSVINGNFGTEESVSDNPFKKGQPFEMLTAIKSEGYQVYVNGKELYTFKHRVPLEKVSTLNISGDVAVDLSGFIQNWRASVFPTKVTTKITNLGCSPGELSTVQAEILQPVQNPNLPYVAPISGGLREGMALFLKGVVPTKADRFEINFKTGPSSNDDFAFHFNPRMDKNVAMNSVINGNFGTEESVSDNPFKKGQPFEMLTAIKSEGYQVYVNGKELYTFKHRIPLEKVSTINISGDVAVDLSGFIQNWRASVFPTKVTTKITNLGSSPGELSTVQAEILQPVQNPNLPYVAPVSGGLREGMALFLKGVVPTKADRFEINFKTGPSSNDDFAFHFNPRMDKNVAMNSVINGNFGTEESVSDNPFKKGQPFEMLTAIKSEGYQVYVNGKELYTFKHRVPLEKVSTLNISGDVAVDLSGFIQNWSKCLFVTKVTSRGTHLGSSRWDLSTIQSEVLKPVQHLTIPYMGPISGGLREGMALYLQGVVPANADRFRINFKTGPTDKHETAFHFNPRMGSNVVMNSFRNGKWETEEHFSDNPFKKGEDFDMFFVVKSEGYQVHVNGKELHTFKHRIPLEKVTMLNINGDVAVNLFGLIQNWSKSSFASAVTSRTAHLSSSHRELSSIKSEVLQSVQNPTLPYVAPIPGGLREGMALYVQGVVPTNAERFSVNFKTGSTDKHDIAFHFNPRMDRKVVMNHYRNGKWGAEESVSDNPFKKGEAFEMFFVVRSEGYQVRIKDKQYSMFKHRIPLENVTIIHIYGNVSISFLGFVTGM from the exons ATGTTGACTGCCATCAAATCTGAAGGATATCAG GTTTATGTGAATGGTAAAGAGCTGTACACATTCAAGCACCGTGTACCGCTGGAAAAAGTATCAACGATAAATATCAGTGGAGATGTTGCTGTGGACCTTTCTGGTTTTATACAA AACTGGAGAGCATCTGTATTTCCTACAAAagttacaacaaaaatcacCAATCTGGGATGCTCACCTGGAGAACTTTCCACCATACAAGCAGAGATCATGCAGCCAGTCCAAAACCCT AACCTTCCTTATGTGGCCCCAATTTCAGGAGGACTGAGAGAAGGCATGGCCTTATTCCTGAAGGGAATTGTTCCCACAAAAGCTGACAG atttgaaataaatttcaaGACTGGGCCGTCCAGCAATGATGACTTTGCATTCCACTTCAACCCTCGAATGGATAAGAATGTGGCCATGAACAGTGTGATAAATGGAAACTTTGGAACCGAGGAAAGTGTGTCTGACAACCCCTTTAAAAAGGGACAGCCTTTTGAGATGTTGACTGCCATCAAATCTGAAGGATATCAG GTTTATGTGAATGGTAAAGAGCTGTACACATTCAAGCACCGTGTACCGCTGGAGAAAGTGTCAACGTTAAATATCAGTGGAGATGTTGCTGTGGACCTTTCTGGTTTCATACAA AACTGGAGAGCATCTGTATTTCCTACAAAagttacaacaaaaatcacCAATCTGGGATGCTCACCTGGAGAACTTTCCACCGTACAAGCAGAGATCTTGCAGCCAGTCCAAAACCCT AACCTTCCCTATGTGGCCCCAATTTCAGGAGGACTAAGAGAAGGCATGGCCTTATTCTTGAAGGGAGTTGTTCCCACAAAAGCTGACAG atttgaaataaatttcaaGACTGGGCCGTCCAGCAATGATGACTTTGCATTCCACTTCAACCCTCGAATGGATAAGAATGTGGCCATGAACAGTGTGATAAATGGAAATTTTGGAACCGAGGAAAGTGTGTCTGACAACCCCTTTAAAAAGGGACAGCCTTTTGAGATGTTGACTGCCATCAAATCTGAAGGATATCAG GTTTATGTGAATGGTAAAGAGCTGTACACATTCAAGCACCGTATACCGCTGGAAAAAGTGTCAACGATAAATATCAGTGGAGATGTTGCTGTGGACCTTTCTGGTTTCATACAA AACTGGAGAGCATCTGTATTTCCTACAAAagttacaacaaaaatcacCAATCTGGGAAGCTCACCTGGAGAACTTTCCACCGTACAAGCAGAGATCTTGCAGCCAGTCCAAAACCCT AACCTTCCTTATGTGGCCCCAGTTTCAGGAGGACTGAGAGAAGGCATGGCCTTATTCCTGAAGGGAGTTGTTCCCACAAAAGCTGACAG atttgaaataaatttcaaGACTGGGCCGTCCAGCAATGATGACTTTGCATTCCACTTCAACCCTCGAATGGATAAGAATGTGGCCATGAACAGTGTGATAAATGGAAATTTTGGAACCGAGGAAAGTGTGTCTGACAACCCCTTTAAAAAGGGACAGCCTTTTGAGATGTTGACTGCCATCAAATCTGAAGGATATCAG GTTTATGTGAATGGTAAAGAGCTGTACACATTCAAGCACCGTGTACCGCTGGAGAAAGTGTCAACGTTAAATATCAGTGGAGATGTTGCTGTGGACCTTTCTGGTTTCATACAA AACTGGAGCAAATGCTTATTTGTTACAAAAGTCACATCAAGAGGTACACATCTGGGCAGCTCACGCTGGGACCTTTCCACCATACAGTCAGAGGTCTTAAAGCCTGTCCAACACCTT ACTATTCCTTACATGGGCCCGATTTCAGGAGGACTGAGAGAAGGCATGGCCTTGTACTTGCAGGGAGTTGTTCCTGCTAATGCTGACCG GTTTAGGATAAATTTCAAGACCGGGCCAACTGACAAGCATGAAACTGCTTTCCACTTCAACCCCAGAATGGGCTCAAATGTGGTCATGAACAGCTTCAGGAACGGAAAATGGGAAACCGAGGAACATTTCTCTGACAACCCCTTTAAAAAGGGGGAAGATTTTGATATGTTCTTTGTTGTCAAATCTGAAGGATATCAG GTGCACGTGAACGGTAAAGAGCTGCACACATTCAAGCACCGTATACCGCTGGAGAAAGTGACAATGTTAAATATCAACGGAGACGTTGCTGTGAACCTTTTTGGCTTAATTCaa AACTGGAGCAAATCTTCATTTGCCTCCGCCGTCACGTCAAGAACTGCACACCTGAGCAGCTCGCACAGGGAACTTTCCAGCATAAAGTCAGAGGTCCTTCAGTCCGTCCAGAATCCT ACTCTTCCTTATGTGGCCCCAATTCCAGGAGGACTGAGAGAAGGAATGGCCTTATATGTGCAAGGAGTCGTTCCCACTAATGCAGAGCG GTTTTCGGTCAATTTCAAGACTGGGTCAACTGACAAGCATGACATTGCTTTCCACTTCAACCCTCGAATGGACCGGAAGGTGGTCATGAACCACTACAGGAACGGGAAATGGGGAGCCGAGGAAAGCGTCTCTGACAACCCCTTTAAGAAGGGAGAAGCTTTCGAGATGTTCTTTGTCGTCAGATCTGAAGGATATCAG GTGCGTATTAAAGACAAACAGTACAGCATGTTCAAGCACCGCATCCCTCTGGAAAACGTGACTATCATCCACATTTATGGAAATGTCTCCATCAGCTTCCTTGGGTTTGTCACG GGAATGTGA
- the LOC122335727 gene encoding uncharacterized protein LOC122335727 isoform X2, with amino-acid sequence MDKNVAMNSVINGNFGTEESVSDNPFKKGQPFEMLTAIKSEGYQVYVNGKELYTFKHRVPLEKVSTLNISGDVAVDLSGFIQNWRASVFPTKVTTKITNLGCSPGELSTVQAEIMQPVQNPNLPYVAPISGGLREGMALFLKGVVPTKADRFEINFKTGPSSNDDFAFHFNPRMDKNVAMNSVINGNFGTEESVSDNPFKKGQPFEMLTAIKSEGYQVYVNGKELYTFKHRIPLEKVSTINISGDVAVDLSGFIQNWRASVFPTKVTTKITNLGCSPGELSTVQAEILQPVQNPNLPYVAPISGGLREGMALFLKGVVPTKADRFEINFKTGPSSNDDFAFHFNPRMDKNVAMNSVINGNFGTEESVSDNPFKKGQPFEMLTAIKSEGYQVYVNGKELYTFKHRVPLEKVSTLNISGDVAVDLSGFIQNWSKCLFVTKVTSRGTHLGSSRWDLSTIQSEVLKPVQHLTIPYMGPISGGLREGMALYLQGVVPANADRFRINFKTGPTDKHETAFHFNPRMGSNVVMNSFRNGKWETEEHFSDNPFKKGEDFDMFFVVKSEGYQVHVNGKELHTFKHRIPLEKVTMLNINGDVAVNLFGLIQNWSKSSFASAVTSRTAHLSSSHRELSSIKSEVLQSVQNPTLPYVAPIPGGLREGMALYVQGVVPTNAERFSVNFKTGSTDKHDIAFHFNPRMDRKVVMNHYRNGKWGAEESVSDNPFKKGEAFEMFFVVRSEGYQVRIKDKQYSMFKHRIPLENVTIIHIYGNVSISFLGFVTGM; translated from the exons ATGGATAAGAATGTGGCCATGAACAGTGTGATAAATGGAAATTTTGGAACCGAGGAAAGTGTGTCTGACAACCCCTTTAAAAAGGGACAGCCTTTTGAGATGTTGACTGCCATCAAATCTGAAGGATATCAG GTTTATGTGAATGGTAAAGAGCTGTACACATTCAAGCACCGTGTACCGCTGGAGAAAGTGTCAACGTTAAATATCAGTGGAGATGTTGCTGTGGACCTTTCTGGTTTCATACAA AACTGGAGAGCATCTGTATTTCCTACAAAagttacaacaaaaatcacCAATCTGGGATGCTCACCTGGAGAACTTTCCACCGTACAAGCAGAGATCATGCAGCCAGTCCAAAACCCT AACCTTCCCTATGTGGCCCCAATTTCAGGAGGACTGAGAGAAGGCATGGCCTTATTCTTGAAGGGAGTTGTTCCCACAAAAGCTGACAG atttgaaataaatttcaaGACTGGGCCGTCCAGCAATGATGACTTTGCATTCCACTTCAACCCTCGAATGGATAAGAATGTGGCCATGAACAGTGTGATAAATGGAAACTTTGGAACCGAGGAAAGTGTGTCTGACAACCCCTTTAAAAAGGGACAGCCTTTTGAGATGTTGACTGCCATCAAATCTGAAGGATATCAG GTTTATGTGAATGGTAAAGAGCTGTACACATTCAAGCACCGTATACCGCTGGAAAAAGTGTCAACGATAAATATCAGTGGAGATGTTGCTGTGGACCTTTCTGGTTTCATACAA AACTGGAGAGCATCTGTATTTCCTACAAAagttacaacaaaaatcacCAATCTGGGATGCTCACCTGGAGAACTTTCCACCGTACAAGCAGAGATCTTGCAGCCAGTCCAAAACCCT AACCTTCCTTATGTGGCCCCAATTTCAGGAGGACTGAGAGAAGGCATGGCCTTATTCCTGAAGGGAGTTGTTCCCACAAAAGCTGACAG atttgaaataaatttcaaGACTGGGCCGTCCAGCAATGATGACTTTGCATTCCACTTCAACCCTCGAATGGATAAGAATGTGGCCATGAACAGTGTGATAAATGGAAACTTTGGAACCGAGGAAAGTGTGTCTGACAACCCCTTTAAAAAGGGACAGCCTTTTGAGATGTTGACTGCCATCAAATCTGAAGGATATCAG GTTTATGTGAATGGTAAAGAGCTGTACACATTCAAGCACCGTGTACCGCTGGAGAAAGTGTCAACGTTAAATATCAGTGGAGATGTTGCTGTGGACCTTTCTGGTTTCATACAA AACTGGAGCAAATGCTTATTTGTTACAAAAGTCACATCAAGAGGTACACATCTGGGCAGCTCACGCTGGGACCTTTCCACCATACAGTCAGAGGTCTTAAAGCCTGTCCAACACCTT ACTATTCCTTACATGGGCCCGATTTCAGGAGGACTGAGAGAAGGCATGGCCTTGTACTTGCAGGGAGTTGTTCCTGCTAATGCTGACCG GTTTAGGATAAATTTCAAGACCGGGCCAACTGACAAGCATGAAACTGCTTTCCACTTCAACCCCAGAATGGGCTCAAATGTGGTCATGAACAGCTTCAGGAACGGAAAATGGGAAACCGAGGAACATTTCTCTGACAACCCCTTTAAAAAGGGGGAAGATTTTGATATGTTCTTTGTTGTCAAATCTGAAGGATATCAG GTGCACGTGAACGGTAAAGAGCTGCACACATTCAAGCACCGTATACCGCTGGAGAAAGTGACAATGTTAAATATCAACGGAGACGTTGCTGTGAACCTTTTTGGCTTAATTCaa AACTGGAGCAAATCTTCATTTGCCTCCGCCGTCACGTCAAGAACTGCACACCTGAGCAGCTCGCACAGGGAACTTTCCAGCATAAAGTCAGAGGTCCTTCAGTCCGTCCAGAATCCT ACTCTTCCTTATGTGGCCCCAATTCCAGGAGGACTGAGAGAAGGAATGGCCTTATATGTGCAAGGAGTCGTTCCCACTAATGCAGAGCG GTTTTCGGTCAATTTCAAGACTGGGTCAACTGACAAGCATGACATTGCTTTCCACTTCAACCCTCGAATGGACCGGAAGGTGGTCATGAACCACTACAGGAACGGGAAATGGGGAGCCGAGGAAAGCGTCTCTGACAACCCCTTTAAGAAGGGAGAAGCTTTCGAGATGTTCTTTGTCGTCAGATCTGAAGGATATCAG GTGCGTATTAAAGACAAACAGTACAGCATGTTCAAGCACCGCATCCCTCTGGAAAACGTGACTATCATCCACATTTATGGAAATGTCTCCATCAGCTTCCTTGGGTTTGTCACG GGAATGTGA